In Bacteroidota bacterium, the following proteins share a genomic window:
- the frr gene encoding ribosome recycling factor codes for MEEEVSFILEHAKEQMQKALLHLDAELLKIRAGKASPQMLEGVFVDYYGANTPLSNVANVNTSDARTLVIQPWEKAMLHPIEKAIAAANLGLNPQNDGNLIRINVPLLTEDRRKDLVKQSKAEAENAKVSIRNIRREANESIKKAQKEGLPEDMAKDAEAKIQLFTDSHSTKIDEKLDVKEKEIMTV; via the coding sequence ATGGAAGAAGAAGTTAGTTTTATTTTGGAACATGCCAAAGAGCAAATGCAAAAAGCATTATTGCATCTTGATGCTGAATTGTTAAAGATAAGAGCAGGAAAAGCCAGTCCACAAATGCTTGAAGGTGTTTTTGTAGATTATTATGGCGCTAACACACCCCTTAGCAATGTTGCCAATGTAAATACATCTGATGCAAGAACGCTTGTAATTCAACCTTGGGAAAAGGCAATGTTACACCCCATTGAAAAAGCCATTGCTGCTGCCAATTTAGGCTTAAATCCACAAAATGACGGAAATCTAATTCGAATTAATGTCCCTTTACTAACCGAAGATCGTAGAAAAGACCTGGTAAAACAATCAAAGGCTGAAGCAGAAAATGCTAAAGTAAGTATCCGAAATATTCGTAGGGAGGCAAATGAATCCATTAAAAAAGCCCAAAAAGAGGGCTTGCCCGAAGATATGGCCAAAGACGCAGAAGCCAAAATACAACTCTTTACCGATTCTCATAGCACTAAAATAGATGAAAAGCTGGATGTGAAAGAAAAGGAAATTATGACGGTTTAA
- a CDS encoding UMP kinase, with protein sequence MKYKRILLKLSGESLMGNKQFGIDHTRLSQYASEIKELSDKGVEVGIVIGGGNIFRGIQAEEGGMDRVQGDYMGMLATVINSMALQAALEALQVNTRLLSAIKMEQICEPFIRRRAVRHLEKGRVVIFGAGTGNPYFTTDTAASLRAIEIEADVILKGTRVDGIYNSDPEKNSDAVKYETITFSEVYAKGLNVMDLTAFTLCNENKVPIIVFNMNKPGNLYKIALGEKVGTLVEF encoded by the coding sequence ATGAAGTATAAAAGAATCCTACTCAAACTTAGCGGTGAATCCTTAATGGGAAACAAGCAATTTGGTATTGATCATACACGGTTAAGCCAGTATGCAAGTGAAATTAAAGAATTATCAGATAAAGGGGTAGAGGTGGGAATTGTTATTGGAGGAGGTAATATTTTCAGAGGAATACAGGCCGAAGAAGGAGGTATGGACAGAGTGCAGGGAGATTACATGGGAATGTTGGCCACTGTGATTAACAGCATGGCACTTCAGGCTGCACTTGAAGCTTTACAAGTAAATACACGGCTTTTATCGGCAATTAAAATGGAGCAAATTTGTGAACCTTTTATCCGCAGAAGAGCCGTAAGGCACCTGGAAAAAGGACGTGTTGTGATTTTTGGTGCAGGTACGGGAAATCCATATTTTACCACTGATACAGCAGCTTCGCTCAGAGCAATTGAAATTGAGGCAGATGTGATTTTAAAGGGCACCAGGGTGGATGGAATTTATAACTCCGACCCTGAGAAAAACAGCGATGCTGTTAAATACGAAACTATTACTTTTTCTGAAGTCTATGCAAAAGGCCTTAATGTAATGGATCTTACTGCTTTTACTTTATGCAATGAAAATAAGGTTCCTATTATTGTTTTTAACATGAACAAGCCTGGAAATTTGTATAAAATTGCCTTAGGAGAAAAGGTAGGAACTTTGGTTGAATTTTAA
- the rpsI gene encoding 30S ribosomal protein S9, which produces MEVINATGRRKTAVARAYLKKGKGTITVNKKDYKEYFPTGILQAAINQPLILTSNADQYDITANLDGGGITGQAEALRLAISKALCEINPENRITLKPFGLLTRDPRMVERKKFGQKKARKRFQFSKR; this is translated from the coding sequence ATGGAAGTAATTAATGCTACCGGCCGTAGAAAAACAGCAGTTGCCCGCGCTTATTTAAAAAAGGGAAAAGGAACTATTACAGTTAACAAAAAAGATTATAAAGAATATTTCCCTACAGGTATTCTACAAGCTGCAATAAATCAGCCATTAATCCTTACTTCGAATGCAGATCAATATGACATTACCGCAAATCTTGATGGTGGTGGAATAACCGGACAGGCAGAAGCTTTAAGGTTAGCAATTTCAAAAGCTTTATGTGAAATTAATCCTGAAAACAGAATTACACTTAAGCCTTTTGGTTTATTAACACGTGACCCTAGAATGGTTGAACGTAAGAAATTCGGACAGAAAAAAGCCCGTAAAAGATTCCAGTTCAGCAAGCGTTAA
- a CDS encoding DUF2490 domain-containing protein, with translation MNPSFSFATIVSISFSYFWGSAEKEKESLRSLKLLLFLILLNSYSVISQTYSHNTFRGATSIEKNISAKKAITLEYQHRRQSNLSNESLNIFSNLYLQSLRVGLRHTQEDRYEFIVNPISYFRKWPLLGKPEDIAIPVRNELRFAVQGELLKRIEKCRFQLRGGYEYRLFFQKNDLIQRGRARSRIQFQYRFMENLGLNLYDEVFFETWPSKNQLTFGENRSGTSLVFRRGNFRVEGGYVFIYTSRNSLERDLEHGLVVSFALLL, from the coding sequence TTGAATCCATCTTTTTCTTTTGCAACTATTGTCAGCATTTCCTTCTCCTATTTTTGGGGATCTGCTGAAAAGGAAAAAGAATCATTGAGAAGCTTGAAACTACTTTTATTTCTAATTCTATTAAATTCTTATTCCGTCATTTCTCAAACTTATTCGCACAATACATTTCGTGGGGCTACAAGTATTGAAAAAAATATTTCTGCAAAAAAAGCAATTACCCTAGAATACCAACACAGAAGGCAAAGCAATTTAAGCAATGAAAGTTTGAATATATTCAGTAATCTTTATCTTCAAAGCCTACGAGTTGGATTAAGACATACTCAGGAGGACCGTTATGAATTTATTGTAAATCCAATTTCGTATTTTAGAAAATGGCCTTTATTGGGAAAACCTGAGGATATTGCAATCCCCGTAAGAAACGAATTGCGTTTTGCAGTGCAGGGAGAGCTTTTAAAAAGGATTGAAAAATGCAGATTCCAGTTAAGGGGAGGGTATGAATACAGGCTTTTTTTTCAGAAAAATGATTTGATTCAAAGGGGAAGAGCAAGGAGTAGGATACAGTTCCAATATCGGTTTATGGAAAATTTAGGGTTAAATTTATACGATGAGGTTTTTTTTGAGACCTGGCCATCTAAAAATCAGTTGACTTTTGGAGAAAACCGCAGTGGAACCTCTTTAGTTTTCAGAAGAGGTAATTTCAGGGTTGAAGGGGGGTATGTTTTTATTTACACTTCCCGTAATTCGTTAGAAAGAGATTTAGAGCATGGATTGGTAGTGAGCTTTGCTTTGCTCTTGTGA
- a CDS encoding acetyl-CoA carboxylase biotin carboxyl carrier protein subunit, whose translation MLKIKINDKKEHLVEITPSGTSGIINEDNFTLDLLKVKEGNYHILRNNKSYNVEIISADYQEKCFTIKVNGNKYQLAIKNKYDDLLKSMGMQIAGAGKINEIKAPMPGLVLEILVSPGQEVQKGDPVMVLEAMKMENILKSPADGIVKKVNVEQKQAVEKNQVLINFE comes from the coding sequence ATGCTTAAGATAAAAATAAACGATAAAAAAGAACACTTGGTTGAAATAACACCATCCGGAACTTCAGGAATAATTAATGAAGATAATTTTACACTTGATTTATTAAAGGTAAAAGAAGGCAATTACCATATTTTGAGAAACAATAAATCATATAATGTAGAAATAATCAGCGCAGATTATCAGGAAAAGTGTTTTACAATAAAAGTAAACGGGAATAAATACCAGTTGGCAATAAAAAACAAATATGATGATCTCTTAAAAAGCATGGGAATGCAAATTGCGGGAGCTGGCAAAATAAATGAAATAAAGGCTCCAATGCCTGGCCTTGTTCTTGAAATATTGGTATCGCCTGGTCAGGAAGTTCAAAAAGGTGATCCTGTAATGGTATTAGAAGCTATGAAAATGGAAAACATTTTAAAATCACCGGCAGATGGAATAGTTAAAAAAGTAAATGTTGAACAAAAGCAAGCCGTTGAGAAAAACCAGGTGCTTATTAATTTCGAATAA
- a CDS encoding NAD(P)/FAD-dependent oxidoreductase, which produces MKDLDTIIIGSGAGGLSAALCLAKAGQKVVVIEKHYVPGGWCHSFYLNGHRFSPGVHYIGLMEKGESTSTLYEALGIANDLVFFRMNPKAYEHCWIGDQKINMPAGLNSLYEHLSELFPEEKKGLKKYLKVVRSVSRQLQLIPKMDGFWDNVTIPFRTAQLGKFGLFNLKKVIDWHIKDPVLKLVLNIQCGDHGLPPSKASFPLHCAVMDHYFEGGFYPMGGGGAIVKAMTSKIKKHGGEIRTGVGVKRILLENNKAIGVELENGEQIRAKRVVSNADPENTYMQMVGKENLSAKLKDKLSKTRYSVTSLILFLTVDMDVAKAGMDSGNIWMIRNQDMDETFKAMSSTDILSDDEFPALFISCTTMKDPASFNNRYHNLEVVTFIDFESFKDFNSSGDYQNPEYLKYKERICEKLLNSLEKVLPEVRNHIVQMELGTPKTNQFYINSTKGNVYGTEKNFWQTGPFSFGKKSEIENLYLCGASVLSHGVAGASNSGVQTAAEILKCKTSDLLKPEQGQQVRIYDAEDNSTWPDFIHKKMQDKKRVFKEMPLI; this is translated from the coding sequence ATGAAGGACTTAGATACTATTATAATAGGTTCAGGCGCAGGGGGATTATCTGCTGCCCTTTGTCTTGCTAAGGCAGGGCAGAAAGTTGTAGTAATAGAAAAACATTATGTTCCAGGGGGTTGGTGTCACAGCTTTTACCTCAATGGACATCGATTTAGCCCTGGAGTTCATTATATAGGCTTAATGGAAAAAGGTGAGTCAACAAGCACATTATACGAAGCTTTAGGAATTGCAAATGATCTTGTGTTTTTTAGGATGAATCCAAAAGCTTATGAACATTGTTGGATAGGGGATCAAAAAATTAATATGCCCGCGGGATTAAATAGTCTATATGAGCATTTATCTGAACTTTTTCCTGAGGAGAAAAAAGGACTTAAAAAATACCTTAAAGTAGTACGATCTGTTAGCAGGCAATTACAACTAATCCCTAAAATGGATGGTTTTTGGGATAATGTAACTATTCCTTTTCGCACCGCACAACTTGGTAAATTTGGTTTGTTTAATCTTAAAAAGGTTATAGATTGGCACATTAAAGACCCAGTATTAAAACTTGTACTCAACATACAATGTGGTGATCATGGTTTGCCTCCTTCAAAGGCCAGTTTTCCTTTGCATTGTGCAGTAATGGACCATTATTTTGAAGGGGGTTTTTATCCTATGGGAGGTGGAGGAGCCATTGTAAAGGCTATGACCAGTAAAATAAAAAAACACGGAGGGGAAATAAGGACAGGAGTCGGGGTGAAGAGAATTTTATTGGAAAACAACAAGGCAATTGGTGTAGAGCTGGAAAATGGAGAACAAATAAGGGCAAAGAGGGTTGTTTCCAATGCGGATCCTGAAAACACTTATATGCAAATGGTTGGAAAAGAAAATTTAAGTGCTAAACTAAAGGATAAACTATCTAAAACAAGATATTCTGTTACCTCACTTATTTTATTTTTAACCGTAGATATGGATGTGGCCAAGGCTGGAATGGATTCCGGAAATATCTGGATGATACGCAATCAGGATATGGATGAGACCTTTAAAGCTATGTCCTCCACCGATATTTTATCTGATGATGAATTTCCTGCTCTTTTTATTAGTTGCACCACAATGAAAGATCCTGCAAGTTTTAACAACCGGTATCATAATTTAGAGGTGGTTACCTTTATAGACTTTGAGTCATTCAAAGATTTTAATAGTTCCGGGGATTATCAAAATCCTGAATATTTAAAATACAAAGAGCGAATTTGTGAGAAATTACTAAACAGTTTAGAAAAAGTTTTGCCCGAGGTAAGAAATCATATTGTTCAAATGGAATTGGGAACTCCTAAGACTAACCAGTTTTATATAAATTCAACAAAGGGCAATGTGTATGGAACTGAAAAAAACTTTTGGCAGACAGGTCCTTTTTCATTTGGTAAAAAATCTGAAATAGAAAATCTTTATTTATGTGGAGCTAGTGTACTATCGCATGGAGTTGCAGGTGCAAGTAATTCAGGGGTACAAACAGCCGCGGAAATTCTTAAATGTAAAACCTCAGATTTACTAAAACCTGAACAAGGACAACAGGTTAGAATTTATGATGCAGAAGACAATTCCACCTGGCCTGATTTCATCCACAAAAAAATGCAAGATAAAAAAAGGGTTTTTAAAGAAATGCCACTTATTTAA
- a CDS encoding elongation factor Ts, which yields MTTTITAADVNKLRTMTGAGMMDCKKALVEANGDFEAAIDNLRKKGQKVAANRSERDATEGVVVAKTAQGNKKGVLLVVNCETDFVAKNQEFSDFVYKLADIAIERKPINIEEFKNLQYDDKLSVNDKLIELMGKIGEKIDLSAYEIIEAEKVVAYNHPGNKLATIVGFSKSGESIEQVAKQVAMQVAAMAPVALDKDAVDAKTIEREIEIAKELARQEGKPEDMLEKIAVGRLNKFFKESTLLNQESIIDNKKTVSQYLKDIDKDLTVTGFKRISLG from the coding sequence ATGACTACAACTATAACAGCCGCAGACGTAAATAAATTAAGAACCATGACCGGCGCTGGTATGATGGACTGCAAGAAAGCTTTGGTTGAAGCCAATGGTGATTTTGAAGCAGCCATTGACAACCTTAGGAAAAAAGGGCAGAAAGTTGCTGCAAACAGAAGTGAAAGAGATGCCACAGAGGGTGTGGTTGTTGCTAAAACAGCCCAGGGAAACAAAAAAGGAGTATTGCTTGTTGTAAATTGCGAAACTGATTTCGTTGCTAAAAACCAGGAATTTTCTGATTTTGTTTATAAACTTGCTGATATTGCAATTGAAAGAAAGCCAATCAACATCGAAGAATTTAAAAATCTTCAATATGATGATAAGCTTTCTGTAAATGATAAGCTTATTGAATTAATGGGTAAAATTGGTGAAAAAATTGACCTTTCTGCCTATGAAATAATTGAAGCTGAAAAAGTTGTTGCATACAATCACCCTGGAAACAAACTTGCTACTATCGTAGGTTTTTCTAAATCAGGCGAGAGCATTGAACAAGTTGCAAAACAAGTAGCTATGCAGGTTGCTGCTATGGCCCCTGTTGCTTTAGATAAAGATGCGGTTGATGCAAAAACCATTGAAAGAGAAATTGAAATTGCAAAAGAACTTGCACGTCAAGAAGGGAAACCAGAGGACATGCTTGAGAAAATTGCAGTAGGTAGATTAAACAAATTTTTTAAAGAGTCAACCTTGTTAAATCAGGAATCTATAATCGATAACAAAAAAACGGTGAGTCAATACCTGAAAGATATTGATAAAGATTTAACTGTTACCGGATTCAAACGGATCTCACTCGGTTAA
- the rpsB gene encoding 30S ribosomal protein S2, with translation MSRVTYKELLESGVHFGHLKRKWNPNMAPYIFMEKNGIHIIDLNKTVAKLDEAANALKQIAKSGKKILFVATKKQAKDIVADKAKNLNMPYVTERWPGGMLTNFATIRKAIKKMSSIDRMVLDGTFENISKKERLQITRQRQKLETNLGSITDLTRLPAAIFIVDINKEHIAVAEAKKLNIPTFGIVDTNSDPRAVDFAIPANDDSSQSVNLVLQIISKAIEEGLSERKHDKETMEEEKAGKPVEEVMKENRAAAKAEDNVEDATEEEGSEKKKIAKSPSKEDSGKRPTTKKPIAKSKAK, from the coding sequence ATGTCAAGAGTAACCTACAAAGAATTATTAGAGTCTGGAGTTCATTTCGGACATCTTAAGAGAAAATGGAATCCAAACATGGCTCCTTATATTTTTATGGAGAAAAATGGAATTCATATTATCGACTTAAATAAAACTGTCGCTAAATTGGATGAGGCAGCTAATGCTTTAAAGCAAATTGCCAAATCAGGTAAAAAAATATTATTTGTTGCTACAAAAAAGCAGGCAAAGGATATTGTTGCCGACAAAGCCAAAAACCTTAACATGCCTTATGTAACAGAAAGATGGCCAGGCGGAATGCTTACCAATTTTGCTACAATTAGAAAAGCCATAAAGAAAATGTCTTCCATTGATAGAATGGTACTTGACGGAACTTTTGAAAATATTTCTAAAAAAGAAAGATTGCAAATTACTCGTCAAAGACAAAAACTGGAAACTAACTTAGGTAGTATTACTGACCTTACAAGGCTTCCTGCTGCTATTTTTATTGTTGATATCAATAAAGAACATATCGCGGTTGCCGAGGCAAAAAAATTAAACATACCTACTTTTGGAATTGTAGATACTAATTCTGATCCTAGAGCTGTTGATTTTGCTATTCCTGCTAATGATGATTCTTCTCAGTCAGTTAATCTTGTTCTTCAAATAATTTCTAAAGCTATTGAAGAAGGTCTTTCTGAAAGAAAGCACGATAAAGAAACTATGGAAGAAGAAAAAGCAGGAAAACCTGTTGAAGAAGTGATGAAAGAAAACAGGGCTGCAGCAAAAGCTGAAGATAATGTTGAGGATGCTACAGAAGAAGAGGGTTCTGAAAAAAAGAAGATTGCAAAATCTCCTTCTAAAGAAGATTCTGGAAAAAGACCAACAACTAAAAAGCCAATTGCTAAATCAAAAGCAAAATAA
- a CDS encoding carboxypeptidase-like regulatory domain-containing protein: MKCLLPFVFFLPFFVHSINAQSFVSGVISDKKTGERLPYATVVIKNNLTGASSNQNGEFDILIPADIKGDSLIVSYLGYHNFVLFLNQVKSPLLIKMEPQSFGLNEFIVRPQPPTHYIKLALSKVEQNYPSKPFQTESYYREEVLENKKFIKDTEAIFHTYYPNYQDTVSNQHQLILHRQGDTKSIDFLQDMVEKKRAKKKKEAQKKGEEIKENEEKGININFGGPETILKMDFIKDKLPFLDSLQFKKFNYAFGGVSAYQEKELLIIDFESKRVVEHEKQKGKIFLDADSYAIVSIEYHSDFVVPLAVRPLLFMMGYEIIDPVMEKKFSFYENSGKWYPKHFQWNMNAQLIKKHMFKKNENSTFTIEQVLSINKINTDKIVPIPEKKRFNTALKFEEQVHNDKHATWSGVNIR, translated from the coding sequence ATGAAATGTTTATTGCCCTTTGTATTTTTCCTTCCCTTTTTTGTTCATTCAATAAACGCCCAATCCTTTGTTTCAGGAGTAATATCAGATAAAAAAACAGGGGAAAGACTGCCATATGCCACTGTTGTTATAAAAAATAATTTAACTGGCGCTAGCAGCAACCAAAATGGTGAATTCGACATTTTAATTCCTGCTGATATTAAGGGAGATTCTTTAATTGTGAGTTATTTGGGTTATCACAATTTTGTGCTTTTTTTAAACCAGGTTAAAAGCCCTCTTTTAATAAAAATGGAACCCCAAAGTTTTGGCCTCAATGAATTTATAGTTAGGCCTCAGCCACCAACTCACTACATTAAACTCGCCTTGTCTAAAGTAGAGCAGAATTATCCCTCAAAACCTTTTCAGACTGAATCCTACTATAGGGAGGAAGTTCTGGAGAATAAAAAATTCATTAAGGATACCGAAGCCATATTTCATACATATTATCCCAACTACCAGGATACCGTTTCCAATCAGCATCAGCTGATTTTACATCGGCAGGGAGATACAAAATCCATAGATTTTTTGCAGGACATGGTTGAAAAAAAAAGAGCGAAAAAGAAGAAGGAAGCCCAAAAGAAAGGGGAAGAAATTAAGGAAAATGAAGAAAAAGGGATAAACATTAATTTCGGTGGCCCGGAAACAATCCTTAAAATGGATTTCATAAAAGACAAATTACCATTTTTAGATAGTTTGCAGTTTAAAAAATTCAATTATGCATTTGGTGGTGTTTCAGCTTATCAGGAAAAGGAACTTTTAATTATTGATTTTGAAAGTAAAAGAGTTGTTGAGCATGAAAAACAAAAAGGAAAGATTTTTTTGGATGCCGATTCTTATGCTATAGTTTCAATTGAATACCATTCTGATTTTGTTGTTCCACTTGCCGTTAGGCCGCTTCTTTTTATGATGGGATATGAAATAATAGATCCTGTAATGGAAAAAAAATTCAGTTTTTATGAAAACAGTGGAAAATGGTATCCTAAACATTTTCAGTGGAACATGAATGCACAATTAATAAAAAAACACATGTTCAAAAAAAATGAAAATTCAACATTTACTATTGAACAGGTATTGTCCATCAATAAAATTAATACGGATAAAATAGTTCCAATTCCTGAAAAAAAGAGGTTTAATACAGCATTGAAATTTGAAGAACAGGTACATAATGACAAACATGCAACATGGTCAGGGGTTAATATTAGATAA
- the rplM gene encoding 50S ribosomal protein L13 → MDALSYKTVSANKETTRKEWVLIDAEGQVLGRLASKVAKIIRGKHRPDFTPHIDGGDNVIIINAEKVVLTGNKTQEKVYIRHTGYPGGQRFTTPKELLGKKPAEVINKAVKGMLPKGRLGRAINGNLHVFAGAVHNHEAQQPKTINLNSIK, encoded by the coding sequence TTGGACGCTTTAAGTTATAAAACAGTTTCAGCAAATAAGGAAACAACCCGTAAAGAATGGGTGTTAATTGATGCTGAAGGCCAGGTATTAGGTAGGTTGGCCTCAAAGGTTGCTAAAATCATCAGAGGTAAGCACAGGCCGGATTTCACTCCTCACATTGATGGTGGAGACAATGTAATCATCATTAATGCAGAAAAGGTTGTTTTAACAGGAAACAAAACCCAGGAAAAAGTATATATTCGTCATACAGGTTATCCTGGCGGACAAAGATTTACAACTCCAAAAGAACTTCTTGGAAAAAAACCTGCAGAGGTTATCAATAAAGCTGTTAAAGGAATGTTGCCTAAGGGCCGTCTTGGAAGAGCTATTAATGGAAATCTGCATGTTTTCGCAGGAGCTGTACACAATCATGAAGCACAACAACCAAAAACTATCAATCTAAATTCAATTAAATAA
- a CDS encoding T9SS type A sorting domain-containing protein: MKKLLLFFCSILLFVNFSNAQIEKCATMHVLEQHKQQNSPYIKQMEDINVQAQRWINANENNLNFDIKGRMLSIPVVVHVLFHQNDSANQNLQYPIIQSQIDVLNEDFRRFNPDTTQTRAVFNQITADAGIQFCLASKDPNGNATDGITRTKVTKSFNPFTAMDHMKSAATGGKDPWPSDKYLNLWVCDMSFAGFVFVLGYAQFPGDNPLTDGVVIQYQHFGRTNNPTAAPANLGRTATHEVGHWLGLRHIWGDADNCIATDFVHDTPNQLKASSSDCNKTLNTCVDSLVDLPDMVENYMDYSSDICMNSFTKGQSQRMWSQLFAHRMGLFTSDGCGGQELQVMPDLKNILCFNNCDGEISLDVYGGTPPYSYSWSHVSFSSPTVSGLCQGSYTVTITDSDAASSQITFNLNDPQTLVANLVGNQDISCDNCEDGSIQTQVGGGTGNYSYSWNTNPVQTTANANNLAPGVYSVVVSDGCQTITLTDSVVNPFVGINKNRYNALKVFPNPSTGVVYIENAGLQPLTVSVINLMGETVFSSDYTGTEEKITIDLTGKVSGIYFVKFNSKDQVMVKKVTLSLNH; encoded by the coding sequence ATGAAAAAACTTCTACTATTCTTTTGTTCAATTCTCCTTTTTGTTAATTTTAGTAATGCTCAAATTGAAAAGTGTGCAACTATGCACGTTTTAGAGCAGCACAAGCAGCAAAACTCTCCCTATATAAAGCAAATGGAAGATATAAATGTGCAGGCTCAAAGATGGATAAATGCAAATGAAAACAATTTGAATTTTGACATCAAAGGCCGTATGTTGTCTATTCCTGTTGTAGTGCATGTTTTGTTTCATCAAAATGATTCAGCAAATCAAAACCTTCAATACCCAATAATTCAGTCTCAAATAGATGTTTTAAATGAAGATTTTAGAAGGTTTAATCCCGATACCACTCAAACAAGGGCTGTATTTAATCAAATAACAGCCGATGCAGGAATTCAATTCTGCCTTGCAAGCAAAGATCCTAATGGAAATGCAACAGATGGAATTACACGCACAAAAGTCACAAAAAGCTTTAATCCCTTTACAGCAATGGATCATATGAAATCAGCAGCTACCGGAGGAAAAGATCCATGGCCATCGGATAAATACCTCAACCTTTGGGTTTGTGATATGTCCTTTGCTGGCTTCGTTTTTGTTCTGGGTTATGCTCAATTCCCAGGGGATAATCCACTTACAGATGGTGTAGTAATTCAATACCAACATTTTGGAAGAACCAATAATCCAACAGCGGCCCCGGCAAATTTAGGACGTACTGCAACTCATGAAGTTGGCCATTGGCTTGGCTTAAGGCATATATGGGGAGATGCAGATAATTGTATTGCAACAGATTTTGTACACGATACCCCAAATCAATTAAAGGCATCTTCTTCTGATTGTAATAAAACTTTAAATACATGTGTTGACTCTTTAGTAGATCTTCCGGATATGGTAGAAAATTATATGGATTATTCTTCTGACATATGTATGAATTCATTTACAAAGGGCCAGTCACAAAGAATGTGGAGTCAGCTATTTGCTCATCGCATGGGTTTATTTACTTCTGATGGCTGCGGGGGGCAAGAACTCCAGGTAATGCCTGACTTAAAAAACATACTTTGCTTTAACAACTGCGATGGTGAAATAAGCCTTGATGTTTATGGTGGTACACCTCCATACTCTTATTCCTGGTCGCATGTAAGCTTTTCTTCTCCAACAGTTAGTGGACTTTGCCAAGGTAGTTATACGGTTACCATTACGGATTCGGATGCAGCTTCATCTCAAATTACTTTTAACTTAAATGATCCCCAAACTCTGGTTGCTAATTTAGTTGGAAATCAGGACATATCTTGTGATAATTGTGAAGACGGTTCAATACAGACCCAGGTAGGGGGAGGCACAGGTAATTATTCATATTCATGGAATACAAACCCTGTACAAACAACAGCTAACGCAAACAATCTTGCTCCTGGGGTTTATTCTGTTGTTGTTTCAGATGGTTGCCAAACAATAACACTTACCGATAGCGTTGTTAATCCTTTTGTTGGAATTAACAAAAACAGGTACAATGCACTTAAGGTTTTTCCAAACCCTTCAACTGGAGTTGTTTATATAGAAAATGCAGGATTACAACCCTTAACAGTTAGTGTAATAAATTTAATGGGTGAAACTGTTTTTTCAAGTGATTATACAGGTACTGAAGAAAAAATCACGATTGATTTAACTGGTAAAGTATCTGGGATTTATTTTGTTAAATTTAATTCAAAAGATCAGGTGATGGTCAAAAAAGTAACTCTTTCTTTAAACCATTAA